CTTTTCACTGCTGCTCCAGGTTGCTTGCTTTCACTGGCTGAGGCAATGGATTTTCCGTTCAAATAATACTCACACATGGTTATAGTATAGGGTGGGTTAAATTTCCACTATTCGCCACGAAGAAATAAAAAAAATCTGGCAAGACAAAATGAAAAATAATGCCGGGATGACAGCATTCCGCTTTTTTCAACTATTTAGTGGTGACACATGGCCTTCTTTGTTGATAAAACTTTTTATTAAAACTTATTCATTATCCTCTAACATCCTTCACTTGAAAAGTATATGCAGGCCAACAAACATTTAACTGGTACTCCCCTGCAACAGCGTTAAACAGAAGCTTTTTTTTCTTACTTTTTTAGGTTATATTCAAATACTCCCTGTGACCAACAACAATATGCCCAGTAACCAAAAATCGTTTTACCCTAAATCTCCTGTATATGAAAAAGAAAACAACAATCGGAAAAAAAATGTCTTTCAACAAGACCACCATTGCCCATCTGAATGTATTACAGCAAGCGCTGATTGCCGGCGGTATGCCACCTGTTACCAAACAACTCACCTGTGAAGGCCTCACGAGGCAGATCACCTGCGAGACCATTCCTGATACACAAGAC
The Chitinophaga varians genome window above contains:
- a CDS encoding class I lanthipeptide, with amino-acid sequence MKKKTTIGKKMSFNKTTIAHLNVLQQALIAGGMPPVTKQLTCEGLTRQITCETIPDTQDACVICR